In the Candidatus Binatia bacterium genome, one interval contains:
- a CDS encoding HEAT repeat domain-containing protein encodes MNKRFGAGPLVLAVIAVAGLGLLWFTWSGDVDEDAPGREAIAARGVPPAGMPMAKPRSSERRAERRDPGSSSRSMGGEPETRDRRVVGGAGEGRAVGDRQRVPKRAAAGADESTADEPARMPDETFDVMRAKALSDPDPEERIRALESLDAYGGDSAVPVLTQALSDQDPEVRLAALEELTFVTDNPPLDALSIALGDSDPDVRAAALRIVADSEDESRWPLIHSALKDPDEDVRGEAEDIVEMDGEAGEEPQ; translated from the coding sequence ATGAACAAGCGGTTTGGAGCCGGCCCGCTGGTGTTAGCGGTCATTGCTGTAGCGGGGCTCGGCTTGCTCTGGTTCACGTGGAGCGGGGATGTCGACGAGGACGCCCCCGGGCGTGAGGCGATTGCGGCGCGCGGGGTTCCGCCCGCAGGCATGCCCATGGCCAAGCCGCGTTCCTCAGAGCGACGTGCCGAGCGCCGCGATCCGGGAAGTTCTTCCCGTTCCATGGGCGGCGAACCGGAGACGCGGGATCGCCGCGTCGTTGGCGGTGCCGGTGAGGGACGTGCCGTTGGGGACCGCCAGCGCGTGCCGAAGCGGGCGGCCGCCGGCGCGGACGAGTCGACGGCCGATGAACCGGCGAGGATGCCGGACGAGACGTTCGACGTGATGCGCGCCAAAGCCCTGAGCGATCCGGACCCGGAGGAGCGCATTCGGGCGTTGGAGTCGCTTGACGCGTACGGAGGCGATTCGGCAGTGCCGGTTCTTACTCAGGCGCTGTCCGACCAGGACCCGGAAGTGCGACTGGCCGCCCTCGAAGAGTTGACGTTCGTTACCGACAACCCGCCGCTGGATGCGTTGTCGATTGCGCTTGGCGACAGCGATCCGGATGTGCGGGCGGCGGCGCTGCGCATCGTGGCGGACAGCGAGGACGAGTCCAGGTGGCCGCTCATTCATAGTGCCCTGAAGGACCCCGACGAGGACGTGCGTGGAGAGGCGGAGGATATAGTCGAGATGGATGGAGAGGCGGGGGAGGAGCCTCAGTAA